The window AAGGATTCCGTAAACTTCCTTCCGATCAACACCTGGTTATAAAACCCAAGCCGGGAAGAGAAATAATTCTTCCGGTCCGGGTCCGCCCATTCCAGTGTATTCATGGTCATGCCACTCACCACGACGATCGAGACAGGAAAGCCGGCTTCCCCTTTTGATTGTTGCACCACCCTGTATTTGATAAAGCCATCCCATTCCTTCTTATAGGTGCTCCTGCCAAAACCTACGGTGAGGTCCTTGGTAATGCCATAATCCAGCCCGAAACGCATGGTGGCCTGGTCGAGTCCAAAAAAATCATTGAACCCATCCTTCACCAATCCAAAGCGGTGCAGGAACCGGAGGTCGATCACCCCGACACCGATGAATTCAACCGAATGCCCATTGATCACCCTGGACGATTTAAAAGCATTGCTGACCTTTTCCTTCTTCGGCTTCTCTTCCCCTACCAGTTTCAACAAGTCTTCATCCTGCGTGAAGGCACGGC is drawn from Flavihumibacter rivuli and contains these coding sequences:
- a CDS encoding DUF5777 family beta-barrel protein, with product MKLKSVIIASSLLACSSRAFTQDEDLLKLVGEEKPKKEKVSNAFKSSRVINGHSVEFIGVGVIDLRFLHRFGLVKDGFNDFFGLDQATMRFGLDYGITKDLTVGFGRSTYKKEWDGFIKYRVVQQSKGEAGFPVSIVVVSGMTMNTLEWADPDRKNYFSSRLGFYNQVLIGRKFTESFTLQLAPTFVHTNLVEKETDSNDAWALGIGTRLKLSKRVAFVVDYHYVFSGIDKTIYTNPLSVGVDIETGGHVFQLHFSNSTGMNERAFITETTGRWDKGEIRFGFNLSRVFNTGRARRAK